tgatattgtaaaattcaattgtTGTATAGTATTGCCGTTCAAAAGAAACCGttctaaaaaaagttatagagaaatgcaaaaacagaaattttgtaaaagtttaaacatcgtagagtaatgaaatataatagttttctacactttattcgttgttttaaatagtattaacATAGATAAATTAGGAAAAAACGATGCCGTACATTTTTGTGCAGACCACATCTTTTAGGCTGATGAAAGCGACGAAAGCTACAATTTTAAGGGTGCTTTATGGCCATTTGATACAGTACggcattaacatatttttacccaactacggcaaagcaaaaggagggttatgattttgacaggtcatgtatgtatgttcatctatTCCCTCGTAActtctaaactacttatcagaattcgacaaatgacatatcattagaagcgtctgAATTGTTCACTGGATAACCAGCGACCAGCTAGCTAAaggctatatggggtttcacaaaatctaatgtggcgcCCTCTAGcggacaaaacatacagagtaaaaaaataaagttaagataaatatgccgtgtttggtatcatttgaaagcgctttacttgtacattttgaatatgtatatattactagcatttgcttgtgactttacctgtattcatgggctgattgcatataattcacatcttttcgttcatagcttctttattagttcatcaatttaacggagtccattccacCTGACTCCGACTTTCCAAGGTGATAATtaaccacctcgagcttcttaatattaatgtatatttatattttattatcaaaatacaaagcaaacatttcgttatatggattttttctttttcagatttttccCCTTTGAACCAACGAAAATGTACGgcacatgaaaaaatattatctatgcataaaatactttaaaaataaatttatttcgtgttgtgtcaaatgaccccctggagtggggaaagagaggggattacaactctcgattttttccccttgtccccatgatttttgtacggcgttgcggaataatggattaaaagcagtataggcatagtatgacacagatgccgtacatggtcaaatgaccaaatttacccccggtaactctcggaaattaaataaaaattccgactttgtggaccaccatttttgtacggcactgagcggtttcttattatttttaatggatctatcgatggttaagaatgccgtacatggtcaaatgaccaaaatttaccgagtctacctgtacttttcaattctcatctgcactcagttggacagcttacaagtgacggcatagtgatgaatcttattattttttgctctgctatcgttctagatatgtcccctggtggttcatttgacccatatttttttcctatgcgggcttgtagtctaTTATTCGTAGTTATAGGGGGAACAATAATAAACTTTCACGTACTTACACAATATAAATAGGATGATAACAAACCTATATAAAACAATCTGCCCGCATAAGGATGGTCAGCCGCCGCAGCAGCGAGCAGAGGCGCGAACGTCCTCGCGACTCGTAGCGCTCCGAGCACGTTGCCTCGCAGCGCGGCTTCCCAGCAtgccgcgccgccgcgcccGCTGCTGCCAGCTGTGTTTATTACTGCCCATACACCTGgaataaagttaattaattaatgactaACAATGAAATACATCGTAAATTAATTGCGTCAATTAAATAGTTATTGTACACCTAACTAAGCTTGTAATTGTGTTTTTGtactgtttttattattaaacatctattaattaataacgaaGTGTTACCTATAAGCTATTTCTATTGTAACAACGGTAATATTCTAATAAGGAAAGCAtggaaaaaaattgttatggagacagtaaaaatatatatgagCTTTTGGATTTAAGGATCAAATAACTGAATTCGCAAGTTTTAAATGGTTTATCATCATTATAATAAGCTAAAGTGACATCTGTCGCAATAATGCTGAAAATACGTGCTACCTTTGTTTTCCTATTATGGCTGTGAATTATCAATGTACTTACGTCACGATAGATGGCGTTGCTAGTTTGCTACCCAAGGAAAGatacaataaaactttattgtatGGGAAGATACTATGAAAGGTTTTGTAACCAATAGTAtaggtttaattatttaagcaatttgaattataagttatttaaggtataaacattaatttagaattttttaGCTTAGTAATGTACAAGTggtatcaatttttattaccacGTCAGCAAGCACTGCTGGTGTAGTGGTATCATGCAAGATTCCCATTCTTGCGAcccgggttcgattcccgggcAGTGCATGTAccttttgctttttttaattttctgatTGTTCGTATTAATCTATCCTTTATACGTTCCTTCATAACTGCTAGaggtattttatgtatttaggggctacatttttttcgaaaataatACTGGGGCTACTTTTAGCGAGTTTCTGCAGTAAGTACCTAGTAACATTCTTaatcattttatgtttttttagggttcagaaattttgaaatatgtacctacctactcagcaagtatttttttttgaaatgctTTTTCTTCTGCCATTTTCCAATAATAGTataacatataaattaaaatttaagtacaTTCTTTTCATGTTATGACGCACCAGTCACGGCTTCTAAGATATGTTATAGGTACTATCAAAGTATCAAGGGATAGATACGTACCATGTTCACCAGCCGGCAAGTGCTGTGCAGTCGCTCTCGCAGCTTCTTCCAACAGATCCTCTCTAGCCACATCCAGCTCGAGTGTGGCCAGTCTCGGCGGCGGCTGGTCCTCCGGCGTAGCCGCGACGTGGTTCTGCAGCCAGGATTCCGCGAGCCGCGCGCCAAGCCCGCCTTGCCGGCAACCCGCTATCACCCGCCAGCCGCGGCTGCTGAGGTATGTCGCGATCTGTGGATGGATAATAAGGTATTCGTAGAttatcaacattttatttgttataatgaGGTACCTATCctacttaggtatattataaatgcgaaagtttgtaagatatattttatcttacgTATTAGACTTATGTCAAATAGTGTACAATACAGTAGTTAAATTAGAAGAGCATAACTATCCAATGTCCAACTTACTACATAAACTTGTTCATGATTTATCTTGAATGATCATTACTCTGCACATAAAACGAAGGAGAGATTGCCTCCATAGGACTTAAATGTTTactttactaataaaatatgcacCTACTGTACATTTATGTTCATTGTAATCACAATAATACCAAGATAACATCATATTTAGCAAAATtacattacctatatctttatCAAATTTGCGTAAACTCAACTAACCTGTAGTCCAAGTGCCGAATCCACCGAGGTGACGAGCACCGTCTTCGCGCTGTCCACCGGCAGCACCTCCCCAACCTTCACCTTCCTCAGCAGGTAGAGAAGCAACGCGCCCACGATCGAGCACAGAGCTGCTAGCTGCAGCCCCAACGACAACCAAGTGAGGGGATCCATTACTGGCTGTGCATTATTTTGCGTCtgtggaaaaaaaaatgtttagttttttttttggaatcGGCAGAGGTTTATAATTGCTAATGTtgtgatattaataaa
The sequence above is a segment of the Colias croceus chromosome 14, ilColCroc2.1 genome. Coding sequences within it:
- the LOC123697413 gene encoding uncharacterized protein LOC123697413 — encoded protein: MDPLTWLSLGLQLAALCSIVGALLLYLLRKVKVGEVLPVDSAKTVLVTSVDSALGLQIATYLSSRGWRVIAGCRQGGLGARLAESWLQNHVAATPEDQPPPRLATLELDVAREDLLEEAARATAQHLPAGEHGVWAVINTAGSSGRGGAACWEAALRGNVLGALRVARTFAPLLAAAAADHPYAGRLFYIGLTSDTACESLSRMEGSGESFAGAAAVRWGTWGVARALRASLRASRLHVVLLHAPDLSATEIYSPPALLTPSSQPASRPETPSSDVSSTTATCAVTMPGEAAEYSAKVLPTAALKVLEDALTCPSPRDSYYLKMKQDSWFTRMPSLRVAA